The Leptodactylus fuscus isolate aLepFus1 chromosome 1, aLepFus1.hap2, whole genome shotgun sequence nucleotide sequence CTGGGACTGAAACTGTGGCTTTAAATGTTGAATGTACCAAAGGGGAAACAAAAGTATCCTGCACCTACGGAGGAAACCCTACAGCATGCCCGAAGTATGCCGCAAACCAGAAGAATTACTGGAAGCAAATCACTCGCGCCCTGAAAAAGCAGAAGAACATCTGCCAGGACCAGAAAGCTGTCCTAAAGTCTAAGGAATGCAAGAAAGGACCAGCCGAGGCACATCTAACTTATATCCTACCTACTGTGCCGGTACCAAATCGTGGACACAATGTCCAAGAACAGCCCAACCCAACAAAAGTCGATGTCGCCGAAGAGAACAAAGACTGTGTAGAGGACGAAGATATCCTTGAGAGACGGAGATTAGCCAAGGAGTACTGTGGAGAATGGAGCTCCTTctgctccttcttcttctcaATGGTGCAAGACAAAACTTGCTAAGCCACATTTGCTCAATAttacaaattattttttatttttattattttttattgctgTATAAAAATGCTCCTATATTTAAAATTTTAACTCGAAAGTCCTGTACAGATTTCTTATCTACGTCTTCAGAATCATATACTGCATATGGATTGTACGAGATGAATCGACTTTCTAATTTGTGGACTGGTGAAAGTTAGTAGAACTGATTCGTTGCTACAGTGCTATGTATGATATATCAttttgtatggttttttttttataaaataaagatttttttaacaACGGTTGGTTAAATTTATGTTACATTTAAGCACTGAGGGGTTGTAAAACTCAGTTACTCACACATACTTATATGGAGGGACACAGAGGCAGCACCTTCAGCTCAAGAAGACAAGGGTATACCTTCCCAATAGTTAGTATGAACCTGAGCTGAGTCTTGGCTCCGTCCTCTTTAGATGCCAAGGTTGCAAGTACCACATAGGGGCCTGTGAGAAGATGAGATCAACCCTTCATGGGTCCCATCCACTTTCCTCTTGAGTGGAGAGAACCTGTGCAGGATTCTTCTCTATACAAGAAGGGCATTGTATGTAAACAAGGGGTTGGAGAATGTGACCGGGAAACAAAATCTATTATATTTCACACACTTTAATAAAAGGTTACTCCCACTTTATAAAGTGGTGGTCTATTGCTAGAAGATGCAACCACTTCATGATCAGTAGGGTTCCAACCATGGGACATCCAGTGATCTTATGAAGATGTCACAGTGCTGATTCAACTGCCCTTCCATGCTCCTGTGTAGGGGAACTGCACGAGAATGGTGATACAGTCTGATACAGTCTGTGTGCTATTGTGCAAGGAGAAACAGTAGCATAGTTTACTACACTAGAACTGTAGCCCCTTCACATCATTGGGTTTCCATAACAGTAGACCCTCCAATAAAGtaatgatacattgtagcaatatCAAACCACTTATTACATGAGGATATCCCTTTAAGCTTCTTTGTCAACTCAGTGATTTGTTATATTTAGTTTACAAGCTACGCTATCTTGAATGTGATAGAACATTTGTAAGATGTAAATATACCTGGAGAACCACTTTGTAGTGAAACTCTACTACTTTTGTAAATAAATGGAAAAACTCATCAAATCACTCGCTTGTTGTGTTTCATTTCTTTGTTTTTAATTGTGTATTTGTtaatttttaacaaatttttgtgTTTTAATGCAGAAGTACATTTAGGACAAAGGGTGCTCAGATGGTGTTAACGTGTCGCATCTTTAGCACACAGTCTTTTCATGATCCAAAGATATTCATTTTGCTCCTCATTGGCCACTCTTTGTGAAAGTTAGAGGAGTAGGATGGAGAGCAAGGCAGGCTGGGACAGGAAGGCCTTGCAGTTACAAATTTATTATACCTCACATTGATGTCAGTTTCTGACCGGGATCATTTTCAATTCTGGCGACTGGGagtgcacctgatttattaaaaggacggagcctcttaataattcattcAAATCTCGAGACAGTCAGGGACTTTATTTAGACTGGCGTAGGTAAAAtattcctcttaaagggattctaccattaaagcaactttttttctaattaccacgtcggaatagccttgagaaaggctattcgtctcctacctttagatgtggtctccgttgcgctgttccttagaaatatcggtacttaccggtatgctaatgaggtctcggcagcaatggggtcgtccttcttcttcatctacctcctccccttgtctgtcgtcttctttctttgttatgtctgacgcttgcgcagtcggctgtgacagcaagaccctgttagagctgactgtgcatgccggccggtggccatatttccaaggctgcaattgtgcgcatgcgcagtacgctcctcacatcttcgcccAACAGA carries:
- the FGFBP1 gene encoding fibroblast growth factor-binding protein 1; amino-acid sequence: MKLTKFALLTVATLLISQILLVEGNKQKEGRKGKQKGAEKEEKQKAPSRNGEKERGAKGGKGSLQGKFHSKDKADCIWSVSGTETVALNVECTKGETKVSCTYGGNPTACPKYAANQKNYWKQITRALKKQKNICQDQKAVLKSKECKKGPAEAHLTYILPTVPVPNRGHNVQEQPNPTKVDVAEENKDCVEDEDILERRRLAKEYCGEWSSFCSFFFSMVQDKTC